In the genome of Dickeya fangzhongdai, one region contains:
- a CDS encoding contractile injection system protein, VgrG/Pvc8 family: MIVNNRIGIADQLAPDYQITLSEASGDAKTTRNLSQRLISLSLHDVMGFESDQLSLDIDDSDGKVQMPKRGEKISLRIGWKGKALADKGTFIVDQVSHTGAPDRITLSARSVNFRGDLNTPRDGSYDATTLGDIARTIAERYSLMASIENSLAGTAIAHENQSKESDLSFLCRLARRYSGTVAIKSDTLRLFVAGTGTAADGKNVSTYLIERSDGDSHSFTIADRIANTSVTANWHDSNDAKTHTVKISRKRQSQPDTVATHPNAKSSAQSSTPSTDNYLAGEEESQQTLQTTYSTQDDATQAALSKWRETQRGTVTFSLTLAKGMENLKPGALVRLKGFKQVMDERQWTIKRLTHTIAGSGFITAIELEVSMLDVEYDTSYSVIGNATSAS; the protein is encoded by the coding sequence ATTGCCGATCAACTCGCCCCGGATTATCAGATAACGCTATCGGAAGCGTCAGGCGACGCTAAAACGACCCGCAATCTCAGCCAGCGGCTCATTTCACTGTCGCTGCACGACGTGATGGGTTTCGAATCCGACCAGCTATCGCTGGATATCGACGACAGCGACGGCAAGGTGCAAATGCCCAAACGCGGTGAGAAAATTAGCCTCAGGATCGGCTGGAAAGGCAAGGCGCTGGCCGACAAGGGCACCTTTATCGTCGATCAGGTCAGCCATACCGGCGCACCGGACAGGATCACCCTCAGCGCACGCAGCGTGAACTTTCGTGGCGATTTAAACACGCCGCGTGATGGCTCATACGATGCTACCACCCTGGGCGACATCGCCCGGACGATTGCGGAACGCTACAGTCTGATGGCGTCGATCGAAAACTCGCTGGCCGGTACCGCGATTGCTCATGAAAACCAGTCCAAAGAATCCGACTTGTCGTTTCTTTGCCGCCTGGCCAGACGATACAGCGGTACCGTGGCGATCAAAAGCGACACGCTGCGACTTTTCGTCGCCGGTACCGGCACCGCTGCAGACGGCAAAAACGTATCGACCTACCTGATCGAACGCAGCGACGGCGACTCGCACAGTTTTACGATCGCCGACCGCATCGCCAATACGTCCGTCACCGCCAACTGGCACGACAGCAACGACGCAAAAACACATACTGTGAAGATCAGCCGCAAGCGTCAGAGCCAACCGGATACGGTAGCAACCCACCCTAACGCCAAATCGTCCGCCCAGTCATCAACACCGTCGACGGACAACTACCTGGCTGGGGAAGAAGAAAGCCAGCAAACGTTACAGACCACCTATTCCACCCAGGACGACGCGACCCAGGCGGCGTTGAGCAAATGGCGTGAAACCCAGCGCGGCACGGTGACATTCTCGCTCACGCTGGCAAAAGGCATGGAAAACCTGAAGCCCGGCGCGCTGGTTCGGCTTAAAGGCTTCAAACAGGTGATGGATGAGCGCCAGTGGACCATCAAGCGGCTGACCCACACGATTGCGGGCAGTGGTTTTATCACCGCTATCGAACTGGAAGTGTCGATGCTGGATGTCGAATACGACACCAGCTACAGCGTTATCGGCAACGCAACCTCAGCATCATGA
- a CDS encoding ogr/Delta-like zinc finger family protein, with translation MMHCPLCRHSAHARSSRYLSENTKERYHQCTNVNCGHTFVTMEAITRSIMVPGKTEPVDGERK, from the coding sequence ATGATGCATTGTCCTCTTTGTCGTCATTCCGCTCATGCCCGTTCCAGCCGCTACCTGTCTGAAAATACCAAGGAGCGTTACCACCAGTGCACCAACGTGAACTGCGGTCACACCTTCGTCACCATGGAAGCCATCACCCGCTCCATCATGGTGCCGGGCAAAACCGAGCCGGTTGACGGCGAACGTAAGTAA
- the guaD gene encoding guanine deaminase, with protein MTESIRAYRASLLHFVADPLHDPQATRFIEDGLLRVRDGRIQDAVPYDSLTEAERRSMTVIDYRGRLLMPGFIDTHIHFPQTEMIACYGEQLLSWLNTYTFPTERKFADENYARERAAFFIQELLRHGTTSALVFATVHPQSVDALFSAAEAKNMCLIAGKVMMDRHAPDYLCDTAQRSYDESKALIEKWHHRGRLRYAVTPRFAPTSTPEQLALAGRLLREYPDVYLHTHLSENPDEIAWVKSLFPEHRHYLDVYHHHGLTGRRSVFAHAIHLQPDEVRTLAQSQSAVAFCPCSNLFLGSGLFRLHPLKAAGIRIGMGTDVGAGTSLSLLQTLSDGYKVQQLQGEKLSAREGLYQATLGSAAALSLDDRLGNFLPGKDADFVVLDWAATPLQQLRQQQSTSLDDRLFALMMQGDDRNISATYVHGECVYTRQTPDDK; from the coding sequence ATGACGGAATCCATCCGCGCTTACCGCGCCAGTTTGTTGCACTTTGTCGCCGACCCGTTGCATGACCCGCAGGCCACTCGCTTTATCGAAGACGGCCTGCTACGGGTGCGCGATGGGCGTATTCAGGATGCCGTGCCGTATGACAGCCTCACCGAGGCCGAACGCCGGTCCATGACGGTGATCGACTATCGCGGCCGGCTGCTGATGCCGGGATTTATCGATACCCACATCCATTTTCCGCAGACGGAAATGATCGCCTGTTACGGCGAGCAGCTGCTGTCCTGGCTCAATACCTACACCTTTCCCACCGAGCGCAAGTTCGCCGACGAGAATTACGCCCGGGAACGGGCCGCGTTTTTCATTCAGGAACTGCTGCGGCACGGCACCACCAGCGCGCTGGTCTTCGCCACCGTGCACCCGCAGTCGGTTGACGCGCTGTTCAGCGCCGCCGAAGCCAAAAACATGTGCCTCATCGCCGGCAAAGTCATGATGGACCGTCATGCGCCGGACTATCTGTGCGATACCGCGCAGCGAAGCTATGACGAGAGCAAGGCGCTGATTGAAAAATGGCACCACCGCGGACGGTTGCGCTATGCGGTCACGCCGCGTTTTGCGCCCACTTCCACCCCGGAGCAGCTGGCGCTGGCGGGTCGCTTGTTGCGGGAATACCCGGATGTGTATCTGCATACCCACCTCAGCGAAAACCCGGATGAAATCGCCTGGGTCAAATCGCTGTTTCCCGAGCATCGGCATTATTTGGATGTCTACCATCACCACGGTCTGACCGGACGCCGTTCGGTGTTTGCCCATGCCATCCATCTGCAGCCTGACGAAGTCCGCACGCTGGCGCAAAGCCAGTCCGCCGTGGCGTTTTGCCCCTGTTCCAATCTGTTTCTGGGCAGCGGCCTGTTCCGGTTGCACCCGCTAAAAGCGGCGGGGATCCGCATCGGGATGGGCACCGACGTCGGCGCCGGCACCAGCCTGTCGCTGCTGCAAACCCTCAGCGACGGCTATAAAGTGCAGCAGTTGCAGGGAGAAAAACTCTCGGCGCGCGAAGGGCTGTACCAGGCCACGCTGGGCAGCGCCGCCGCCTTGTCGCTGGACGATCGGTTGGGTAACTTTCTGCCGGGCAAAGACGCCGATTTCGTGGTACTGGACTGGGCCGCCACCCCGCTGCAACAGTTGCGCCAACAGCAGTCTACCTCGCTGGACGATCGGCTGTTCGCCCTGATGATGCAAGGCGACGACCGAAACATCAGCGCTACTTATGTACATGGCGAATGCGTCTATACCCGTCAAACGCCAGATGACAAGTGA
- a CDS encoding bifunctional diguanylate cyclase/phosphodiesterase, giving the protein MTSPCHRCSEEQQDILARMLNIFDTQPAEELPRLTRITRTFFQVKSVVISLVNNERQWFLSKANFPRKEPDIEFSFCVHTVNANAPLVIPDTLLDERFAANPMVTGNDPIRFHAGYPLRSSLGTPLGALCLYHPQPRAFSDEEMQQLSDLAFIVETVLHKVEMQAREAIARERLYQSDYISQQIFSRAAIGLALIAPDKRPLKFNHAFCDMLGYDEETLLTLPVDKVVHPDDMPQLISDHDLLMGSNLLESTQQRRYIRADGSELWAQVSISVLYNPDGGKFGLLLALTDLSDQKASEQALRSLSLELEHRVEQRTAELRQSHQFIQDITDHIPAMISCINPNNVLVFANRHLRKLMGHEHDTLYQRDIGEIFRPQELALFLPKLEESRQKQLSLSFEHVLDMPDGQLTTFHTELVPAESPELGTYILSTDITHLTVLRDQLAFEANHDHLTGLPNRRAVISYLNRQAGKKRRGALALLFFDINNFKYYNDCFGHDFGDRVIKTFARLLRQNTRSYDFIGRLAGDEFLMVIHEQRNLATEIRAITQKLKAKIEKPITIRQQTITLSASVGRAILPQGAPLNANELIRQADTAMYQAKRRHVSPS; this is encoded by the coding sequence ATGACTTCCCCATGCCATCGTTGTAGCGAAGAACAGCAAGACATCCTCGCGCGCATGCTGAATATCTTTGACACACAGCCCGCCGAAGAGCTCCCTCGCCTGACGCGTATTACCCGCACCTTTTTTCAGGTAAAAAGCGTGGTGATCTCACTGGTAAACAATGAACGGCAATGGTTTCTGTCGAAGGCCAATTTTCCCCGTAAGGAACCGGACATCGAGTTTTCCTTCTGCGTGCATACCGTGAACGCCAACGCGCCGCTGGTCATTCCCGATACCCTGCTGGACGAGCGCTTCGCGGCCAATCCGATGGTCACTGGCAATGACCCGATTCGTTTTCACGCCGGCTACCCGCTGCGTTCCTCGCTCGGCACACCACTTGGCGCGCTGTGCCTGTATCACCCCCAGCCGCGCGCCTTCAGCGATGAAGAAATGCAGCAACTCAGCGATCTGGCGTTTATCGTAGAAACCGTGTTGCATAAGGTGGAGATGCAGGCGCGCGAAGCGATCGCCCGGGAAAGGCTGTATCAGTCGGATTACATCAGTCAGCAGATTTTCTCCCGCGCCGCCATCGGCCTGGCGCTGATAGCCCCGGACAAACGGCCGCTAAAATTCAATCACGCGTTCTGCGATATGCTTGGCTACGACGAGGAAACGCTGCTGACGCTGCCGGTGGATAAAGTAGTACACCCGGACGACATGCCCCAACTCATCAGCGATCATGATCTGCTGATGGGCAGTAATCTGCTGGAGAGCACCCAGCAACGCCGCTATATCCGCGCCGACGGCAGCGAATTGTGGGCGCAGGTCTCCATTTCGGTGCTCTACAATCCGGATGGCGGAAAATTCGGCCTGTTGCTGGCGCTGACCGATCTTAGCGATCAGAAAGCGTCCGAACAGGCGTTGCGCAGCCTGAGTCTGGAACTGGAGCACCGGGTGGAACAACGCACCGCCGAACTGCGCCAGAGTCACCAGTTTATTCAGGACATCACCGATCATATTCCGGCGATGATCTCCTGCATTAACCCGAACAACGTACTGGTTTTCGCCAATCGCCACCTGCGCAAACTGATGGGTCATGAGCATGACACCCTGTACCAACGTGATATCGGCGAGATCTTCCGCCCCCAGGAACTGGCACTGTTTCTGCCTAAACTGGAAGAGTCGCGGCAAAAACAGCTTTCTCTATCATTTGAACATGTGCTGGATATGCCTGATGGGCAACTCACCACGTTTCACACCGAACTGGTGCCCGCCGAATCGCCGGAGCTCGGCACCTACATTCTCTCTACCGACATCACCCACCTTACGGTATTGCGCGACCAGCTGGCGTTCGAAGCCAATCACGATCACCTGACCGGCCTGCCCAACCGGCGGGCGGTCATCAGCTACCTGAACCGGCAGGCGGGGAAAAAGCGGCGCGGCGCGCTGGCGCTGCTGTTTTTTGATATCAACAACTTCAAATACTATAACGACTGCTTCGGCCACGATTTTGGCGATCGGGTCATCAAAACCTTCGCCCGCCTACTGCGTCAGAATACCCGTTCCTACGACTTTATCGGTCGTCTGGCGGGCGACGAATTCCTGATGGTGATTCATGAGCAGCGCAATCTGGCCACCGAAATCCGCGCCATCACCCAAAAACTGAAAGCGAAGATTGAAAAACCGATCACCATTCGCCAGCAGACCATCACGCTATCGGCCAGCGTGGGGCGCGCGATTTTGCCTCAGGGGGCGCCGCTTAACGCCAACGAGCTGATTCGTCAGGCGGACACCGCCATGTACCAGGCCAAACGTCGCCACGTTTCCCCATCCTGA
- a CDS encoding methyl-accepting chemotaxis protein: MFRNIKIVTGLFSLLLALSLLQLVSYGFFFGAMKSDRNNFVVAQTLRKQSGELNASWIALIQTRNTMNRAIARMIMETNNIPSAGKSADLIDVANQSLAEADKHFAAYSQILPLPVQDAALAKNINENYQALRSVLQRIVDLIKTQDVKTIQALPTQKMQDAFQQSFDAYFRQNDALNDSAVSDSGQNYHYSIIVIAVCVLILFFATTSAWVYIRRVLLQPLNRVITHLHHISTGDLTQSLQIQAKNEIGQLADSVRHMQHSLTDTVDKVRVSAHEIYRSASEIAGGNSDLSSRTEQQSASLVQTAASMEQLTATVKQNADNARHASQLARDASDTAHKGLQVVDDVVSTMGQISGSSQKISDITGLIDSIAFQTNILALNAAVEAARAGEQGRGFAVVAGEVRSLAQRSADAAREIKGLIEDSVSRVREGSVLVGSAGETMGDLVKAVTRVTDIMGEISSASEEQSRGIDQVSQAVSEMDRVTQQNAVLVEQSANAAMSLEEQSDHLNRAVSLFRLHTAASPAAARTAPAAITPLAPPQLPASRSVAAAGAYNTASHWETF, encoded by the coding sequence ATGTTCAGGAATATAAAAATTGTCACCGGGCTATTTTCATTACTGCTGGCCTTAAGTCTGCTGCAGCTGGTCAGTTACGGTTTTTTCTTCGGCGCCATGAAAAGTGACAGGAATAACTTTGTCGTCGCGCAAACGCTACGCAAGCAAAGCGGGGAACTGAACGCCTCCTGGATTGCGCTGATCCAGACGCGCAATACCATGAACCGCGCCATCGCTCGGATGATCATGGAAACCAACAATATTCCCAGCGCCGGGAAGTCCGCCGATCTGATCGATGTCGCCAATCAATCGCTGGCAGAGGCGGATAAACATTTCGCCGCTTACAGCCAGATTCTGCCCCTGCCGGTACAGGACGCCGCGCTGGCAAAAAATATTAACGAGAATTACCAGGCATTACGCAGCGTGCTGCAACGCATTGTCGATCTGATCAAAACACAGGATGTCAAAACGATTCAGGCCCTGCCGACCCAGAAAATGCAGGACGCATTTCAGCAATCCTTTGATGCGTATTTCCGCCAGAACGACGCGCTGAATGACAGCGCGGTCAGCGACAGCGGTCAGAATTACCATTACAGTATTATCGTCATTGCCGTGTGCGTGTTGATCCTGTTTTTCGCTACCACCAGCGCCTGGGTATATATTCGTCGGGTTCTGTTGCAACCGTTAAATCGGGTCATTACCCATTTGCACCATATTTCCACGGGCGACCTGACGCAGTCGCTGCAGATTCAGGCGAAAAACGAAATCGGCCAGTTGGCGGACAGCGTTCGTCACATGCAGCACTCGCTGACCGATACCGTGGATAAAGTGCGGGTGAGCGCGCATGAAATTTATCGCAGCGCCAGCGAAATCGCCGGCGGCAACAGCGATCTGTCCTCCCGTACCGAGCAACAGTCCGCCTCGCTGGTGCAAACCGCCGCCAGCATGGAACAGCTGACCGCCACCGTAAAACAGAACGCCGACAACGCCCGTCACGCATCCCAGCTGGCGCGCGACGCGTCGGATACCGCCCACAAAGGGCTGCAGGTGGTCGATGACGTAGTCAGCACGATGGGACAAATCAGCGGCAGTTCGCAGAAAATCAGCGACATCACCGGGCTTATCGACAGCATCGCCTTTCAGACCAATATTCTGGCGCTGAACGCCGCGGTGGAAGCGGCGCGCGCCGGCGAACAGGGCCGCGGCTTTGCGGTGGTGGCCGGCGAGGTGCGGAGTCTGGCCCAGCGCAGCGCCGACGCCGCGCGCGAAATCAAGGGACTGATCGAGGATTCGGTCAGCCGGGTGCGCGAAGGGTCGGTCCTGGTCGGCTCCGCCGGGGAAACCATGGGCGATTTGGTGAAAGCCGTTACGCGCGTCACCGACATCATGGGCGAAATCTCCTCCGCGTCGGAAGAACAAAGCCGCGGCATCGATCAGGTCAGTCAGGCCGTCAGCGAGATGGATCGCGTGACACAGCAGAACGCGGTGCTGGTGGAACAGTCCGCCAATGCGGCGATGTCGCTGGAAGAGCAAAGCGACCATCTCAACCGCGCGGTGTCGCTGTTCCGGCTCCATACCGCCGCATCGCCCGCCGCCGCCAGAACCGCACCGGCCGCCATCACGCCGTTAGCACCGCCGCAGTTGCCCGCCAGCCGCAGCGTGGCGGCCGCTGGCGCCTACAATACCGCCAGCCACTGGGAAACGTTCTAA
- a CDS encoding alginate lyase family protein, whose amino-acid sequence MLFISIRVLWRSLYRRGDRINRSLRCLLTLSLLVSAVAPALRWKLSGNVAYADKAVEILNAWSSTLKDIRGTSDRYLAAGIYGYELANAAELVRDYRGWKQADFNRFSTMMLKVFYPLCHDFLVRHNNARIDHYWSNWDLAQMNTILAIGVLTDNRDIYNEAIGYFKTGSGNGAINNLVWKLYPEANVGQMQESGRDQGHATLAVGLVGSLAQMAWSQGDDLFGYADNRILKGAEYVAAYNLGKDVPYTTYSNSDGIVQTVISPTGRGTLRPTWEMLYNHYVVLKKLNAPNIKAFAEKVRVEGGGGDYGPNSGGFDHLGYGTLMYTLVQ is encoded by the coding sequence ATGCTGTTTATCTCCATACGTGTTTTATGGCGTTCACTGTATCGCCGGGGGGATCGGATAAACCGGTCTCTCCGTTGTCTGCTGACGTTGTCGCTGCTGGTCTCGGCCGTTGCGCCGGCACTGCGCTGGAAGCTGAGCGGCAATGTCGCCTATGCCGACAAGGCGGTGGAAATCCTTAATGCCTGGTCGTCCACGTTGAAAGATATTCGCGGCACCAGCGACCGCTATCTGGCCGCCGGAATTTACGGCTATGAACTGGCCAATGCGGCTGAACTGGTGCGTGATTACCGCGGCTGGAAACAGGCTGATTTCAACCGGTTCAGTACCATGATGCTGAAAGTGTTCTATCCGCTCTGCCATGATTTTCTGGTCCGCCATAACAACGCCCGCATCGATCACTACTGGTCGAACTGGGATCTGGCGCAGATGAACACCATTCTGGCTATCGGGGTACTGACCGACAACCGCGATATCTACAACGAAGCCATCGGTTATTTCAAAACCGGCAGCGGCAACGGCGCCATCAACAATCTGGTCTGGAAGCTGTATCCGGAGGCCAATGTGGGGCAGATGCAGGAGAGCGGTCGCGATCAGGGGCACGCCACGCTGGCGGTGGGGTTGGTCGGTTCGCTGGCGCAAATGGCCTGGAGTCAGGGGGATGACCTGTTCGGTTACGCCGACAATCGTATTTTGAAAGGCGCGGAATACGTGGCGGCTTACAACCTCGGCAAAGACGTGCCCTATACGACTTACAGCAATAGCGACGGCATCGTGCAGACGGTAATTTCCCCCACCGGGCGCGGTACTCTGCGCCCGACCTGGGAAATGCTTTACAACCACTACGTGGTACTGAAAAAACTGAATGCGCCGAATATCAAGGCGTTCGCTGAAAAAGTACGGGTGGAAGGCGGCGGCGGTGATTACGGCCCGAATAGCGGCGGATTTGATCACCTTGGCTACGGCACCCTGATGTATACGCTGGTGCAATAA
- a CDS encoding methyl-accepting chemotaxis protein has translation MRNNQPVTQREYVFDKDATLMSVTDVNSHIVYANDAFIQVSGFEPDEIDGQPHNFVRHPDMPVEAFRDMWQTLKHQEPWTALVKNRRKNGDHYWVRANAVPIVRQGRTTGYMSVRTQPSRQEVDAAEKLYQTMRTEGNNLKLHRGVLFRTGLTGLFSRLKLISMRWRLRGLIMLTALISYVAFWMIHGEFDSDFYISSSFMTGMMLLLDALLEWQLIKPIEMVKQQALNIATGNANTIDYENRADEIGTIQRAIGQLGLMFRWLVDDISTQVLNIRSASDELASGSEEMNSHAERTAANVQQTAAAMNEINTTVQTNTTTTSEASQQAATACDAAISGGRVIGEMEKTMDSIVASSEKIAGITSIIDNIAFQTNILALNAAVEAARAGEQGKGFAVVAGEVRNLAQRSASAANEIKQLIESSVAQVRYGSTHVRDAGDSTQNIVARVNSVSQLISHIADSTKEQTVGLSEIGRAVEELEQITQQNASRVNACAQASDQLNLQAHRLEQALHVFR, from the coding sequence ATGCGCAACAATCAGCCAGTCACACAGCGGGAATACGTTTTCGATAAGGATGCCACACTCATGTCGGTCACCGACGTGAACAGCCATATTGTTTATGCTAACGATGCCTTTATTCAGGTGAGTGGCTTCGAACCCGACGAAATCGATGGTCAGCCGCATAATTTTGTACGCCATCCGGATATGCCGGTCGAGGCTTTCCGGGACATGTGGCAAACACTGAAACATCAGGAGCCCTGGACCGCGTTAGTCAAGAACCGGCGCAAAAATGGCGATCACTACTGGGTGCGGGCCAATGCAGTGCCGATTGTGCGTCAGGGTCGTACGACCGGTTATATGTCCGTACGCACCCAACCTTCTCGTCAGGAGGTGGACGCGGCGGAAAAGCTGTATCAGACGATGCGCACCGAAGGTAACAACCTGAAGCTGCACCGAGGGGTACTGTTTCGCACCGGCCTGACAGGGCTGTTTTCGCGCCTGAAGCTGATCTCCATGCGCTGGCGGCTACGCGGGTTGATCATGCTGACGGCGCTGATCAGTTACGTCGCTTTCTGGATGATTCATGGCGAGTTTGACTCTGACTTTTATATTTCCAGCTCGTTTATGACGGGCATGATGCTGCTGCTGGATGCCTTACTTGAATGGCAGTTGATCAAACCGATCGAAATGGTTAAGCAGCAGGCGCTGAATATCGCTACCGGCAACGCCAACACCATTGATTATGAAAACCGCGCCGATGAGATCGGTACGATTCAACGCGCCATCGGGCAACTGGGGCTGATGTTCCGCTGGCTGGTGGACGACATCAGCACGCAGGTGTTGAATATTCGCTCCGCCAGCGACGAACTGGCCAGCGGCAGCGAAGAGATGAACAGCCATGCCGAACGCACCGCCGCTAACGTGCAACAGACCGCCGCCGCCATGAACGAGATCAACACCACCGTGCAGACCAATACCACTACCACCAGCGAAGCCAGTCAGCAGGCCGCAACCGCCTGCGATGCGGCTATCAGCGGCGGTCGGGTGATCGGCGAAATGGAAAAGACCATGGACAGCATTGTCGCCAGTTCGGAGAAAATCGCCGGTATCACCTCCATCATTGATAACATCGCGTTTCAGACCAACATCCTGGCCCTGAACGCGGCGGTGGAAGCGGCCCGCGCCGGCGAGCAAGGCAAAGGGTTTGCCGTCGTGGCCGGTGAAGTGCGTAATCTGGCGCAACGCAGCGCCAGCGCCGCCAATGAGATCAAACAGCTGATCGAATCCAGCGTCGCGCAGGTTCGTTACGGTTCCACCCATGTCAGGGACGCCGGCGACAGCACACAGAACATCGTGGCAAGAGTAAACAGCGTCAGCCAGTTGATTTCGCACATTGCCGATTCAACCAAAGAGCAAACGGTCGGGCTGTCTGAAATCGGCCGGGCGGTGGAGGAACTGGAACAGATTACCCAACAAAACGCCTCGCGGGTGAATGCCTGCGCGCAGGCATCAGACCAACTCAATCTACAGGCACACCGGCTGGAACAGGCATTGCACGTATTCCGATAA
- a CDS encoding metallophosphoesterase translates to MTSERQPSAYQRITGADWRHIFVVGDVHGCYRQLMTTLEQAGFDTGRDLLVSVGDLIDRGSQSLACLDLLQQRWFRAVRGNHEQMALDALDDTARIPLWRANGGDWFFRLDDERQTLARRLLALAAQLPYVIEVETAGRRTVVAHADYPAECYQFDQPLPWIQVLWNRQRISQALAGVGGPISGADLFLFGHTPLRQVLTCWNLQYIDTGAVFGGELTLRCIQSGASE, encoded by the coding sequence ATGACGAGCGAACGACAACCGTCGGCCTATCAACGCATTACCGGCGCCGACTGGCGTCATATCTTTGTGGTGGGCGATGTACACGGTTGTTACCGGCAACTGATGACGACGCTGGAGCAGGCCGGGTTTGATACCGGGCGCGACCTGCTGGTGTCGGTGGGGGACCTGATCGACCGCGGGTCGCAGAGTCTCGCCTGTCTTGATCTGTTGCAGCAGCGCTGGTTTCGCGCGGTGCGCGGCAATCACGAGCAGATGGCGCTGGACGCGCTGGACGATACCGCACGGATTCCGCTGTGGCGAGCCAACGGCGGCGACTGGTTTTTCCGGCTGGATGACGAGCGTCAGACGCTGGCCCGCCGGCTGCTGGCGCTGGCGGCGCAGTTACCGTATGTCATCGAGGTTGAGACCGCCGGCCGGCGCACGGTGGTGGCGCATGCGGATTACCCGGCGGAATGCTATCAATTTGACCAGCCGCTGCCCTGGATACAGGTGTTATGGAACCGGCAGCGGATCAGCCAGGCGCTGGCCGGCGTCGGCGGGCCGATTAGCGGCGCGGACCTTTTCCTGTTCGGGCATACGCCGTTACGACAGGTGCTGACATGCTGGAATCTGCAGTATATCGATACCGGCGCCGTGTTCGGCGGTGAACTGACGTTACGCTGTATTCAGAGCGGCGCTAGCGAATAA
- a CDS encoding chloride channel protein — MSETISLRIRFVIALTLTGVLAGLGGMLLALLLHAIQHLAYGYSLDHIISEESFLQGVSAAEPARRFMALLIGGVVAGLGWYALYRYGRRLVSIASALQAEKPDMPVNDMPVKETLIHALLQIVTVALGSPLGREVAPRELGALAANHLSRALRMTPDDTRLLIACGAGGGLAAVYNVPLGGALFVVEVLLARVQVKTSLAALLTCSLAALVARVGLGDEYQYHLNLPLNVSGDLTVWALLTGPVFGVAAWLFVRLTRHARQHSPRNARLIITNLLNFTLLGLLVIILPQLAGNGKGPAELSFTSQLPILLALLLLGCKVLVQWSSLRAGAQGGLLTPGLANGALLAVALGGVWSWFFPHNQPGAYAVIGAAAFLATSMRMPVTSLVLIMEFTRINNDFFVPMALCIAGAVSTNMLIEKVTSPS; from the coding sequence ATGTCCGAGACTATTTCCCTGCGTATTCGTTTTGTCATCGCGCTAACGTTAACCGGCGTGCTGGCCGGCCTCGGCGGCATGCTGCTGGCGCTGCTGCTTCATGCCATTCAGCATCTGGCCTATGGTTACAGTCTGGACCATATCATCAGCGAAGAAAGTTTTTTACAGGGCGTTTCGGCGGCGGAGCCCGCCCGGCGCTTTATGGCTTTGCTGATCGGCGGCGTGGTGGCCGGTCTGGGCTGGTATGCGCTATACCGCTACGGCCGTCGGCTGGTGAGCATCGCCTCGGCATTGCAGGCGGAAAAACCGGATATGCCGGTAAACGATATGCCGGTAAAAGAAACCCTCATTCACGCGTTGCTGCAGATTGTTACCGTGGCGCTGGGTTCGCCGCTGGGGCGGGAAGTGGCGCCGCGGGAACTGGGAGCGCTGGCCGCCAATCATCTCAGCCGTGCGCTGCGCATGACCCCGGATGATACCCGTTTGCTGATCGCCTGCGGCGCCGGCGGCGGCCTGGCGGCGGTGTATAACGTGCCGCTGGGCGGCGCGCTGTTTGTGGTCGAAGTATTGCTGGCGCGCGTTCAGGTAAAAACCAGCCTGGCGGCGCTGCTGACCTGCTCGCTGGCGGCGCTGGTGGCGCGCGTCGGTCTGGGCGACGAGTATCAGTACCACCTCAATCTGCCGCTCAACGTGTCCGGCGATTTAACCGTCTGGGCGTTGCTCACCGGGCCGGTATTCGGGGTGGCCGCCTGGCTGTTTGTTCGCCTCACCCGTCACGCCCGGCAACATTCGCCGCGGAACGCCCGCCTTATCATCACCAACCTGCTCAACTTCACCCTGCTGGGATTGCTGGTGATCATCCTGCCGCAACTGGCGGGCAACGGCAAAGGCCCGGCGGAACTGAGCTTCACCAGCCAGTTGCCGATACTGCTGGCATTGCTGCTGTTGGGCTGTAAGGTACTGGTGCAATGGAGCAGTTTGCGCGCCGGCGCGCAGGGCGGCCTGCTGACGCCCGGTCTGGCCAACGGCGCGCTGCTGGCGGTGGCGTTGGGCGGCGTCTGGTCGTGGTTCTTCCCGCACAACCAGCCGGGCGCCTACGCGGTGATTGGCGCGGCGGCGTTTCTGGCGACCTCGATGAGAATGCCGGTCACCAGTCTGGTGTTGATCATGGAATTTACCCGTATCAACAACGACTTCTTCGTACCGATGGCGCTGTGTATCGCCGGTGCGGTCAGCACCAACATGCTGATTGAAAAAGTGACGTCGCCGTCCTGA